The Acidobacteriota bacterium genome has a window encoding:
- a CDS encoding DUF4252 domain-containing protein: MKPFVLRLMVFALLVCVNVAVKAQDPARVQMDHLDRLFPKAVETIDVTVDSGLLRLASKFLQGSQADQAAVKEILNMIKGVYVKGVEFEHENEFTTQDVETLRQQLQAPGWSRIVGVRSKRAGENVEVFMMHNGDIIQGIGVLLNDPKKLMIVNVVGPLDPEKISQLVGRFGIPNIDFDWSGVAVKTKRRDAN; this comes from the coding sequence ATGAAACCCTTCGTTCTCAGGTTGATGGTATTCGCGCTGCTCGTTTGTGTGAACGTGGCAGTCAAGGCGCAAGACCCGGCGCGCGTGCAGATGGATCACCTCGACCGGCTCTTTCCCAAAGCCGTCGAAACGATTGACGTGACGGTGGACAGCGGCTTGCTGCGGCTGGCCTCCAAATTCCTGCAAGGCAGTCAAGCCGATCAGGCGGCGGTCAAAGAGATTCTGAACATGATCAAAGGCGTTTATGTCAAAGGCGTCGAATTCGAGCACGAGAATGAATTCACCACACAGGATGTCGAAACCTTGCGCCAGCAATTGCAAGCGCCCGGCTGGTCGCGCATCGTCGGCGTGCGCAGCAAACGCGCTGGCGAAAACGTCGAAGTTTTCATGATGCACAACGGCGACATCATTCAGGGCATCGGCGTGTTGCTCAACGACCCCAAGAAACTGATGATCGTCAACGTCGTCGGCCCGCTCGATCCCGAAAAGATCAGCCAGTTGGTGGGCCGCTTCGGCATTCCCAACATTGATTTCGATTGGAGCGGCGTGGCTGTCAAAACCAAGCGCCGCGATGCGAATTAA
- a CDS encoding DUF4197 domain-containing protein → MNLCSSAVVPVCLPCAANATQFGGLSDSKIIAGLKEALEIGTGNAVNLTGRVDGFFKNAAIKILMPKQLNTVEKTLRTVGQSALVDEFVMSMNRAAEKAAPEARKLFVGALKEMSFDDARKILTGNDTAATEYFKGKTTLKLTTAFRPIVSKAMDEVGATRQYKDLIGRLQQIPFVKTQALDIDEYVVVKALDGLFYMVGEEEKKIRKDPVARVTSILKDVFGKKR, encoded by the coding sequence TTGAATTTGTGCAGTTCTGCCGTGGTTCCGGTTTGCTTGCCGTGCGCCGCCAACGCCACACAGTTTGGCGGCTTGAGCGACAGCAAGATCATCGCCGGCTTGAAAGAAGCCTTGGAAATCGGCACCGGCAATGCCGTCAATTTGACCGGGCGTGTGGATGGATTTTTCAAAAACGCTGCGATCAAAATCTTGATGCCGAAACAGTTGAACACAGTCGAAAAGACCCTGCGCACTGTGGGGCAGAGCGCACTGGTGGATGAATTCGTGATGAGCATGAACCGCGCCGCCGAAAAGGCCGCGCCCGAAGCCCGCAAGCTGTTCGTCGGTGCGCTCAAAGAGATGAGCTTTGACGATGCGCGCAAGATTTTGACTGGCAACGACACCGCCGCGACCGAGTATTTCAAAGGCAAGACCACGCTCAAACTCACCACCGCCTTCCGCCCGATTGTCAGCAAGGCGATGGACGAGGTCGGCGCGACGCGGCAGTACAAAGATTTGATCGGGCGCTTGCAGCAGATTCCTTTCGTCAAAACGCAAGCGTTGGACATTGACGAATACGTCGTCGTCAAGGCGCTCGATGGCCTGTTCTATATGGTGGGCGAGGAAGAGAAGAAGATTCGCAAAGACCCGGTGGCGCGGGTGACCAGCATTTTGAAAGACGTGTTTGGCAAGAAACGTTGA
- a CDS encoding thiol-disulfide isomerase yields the protein MNQTRIATLLCLGLLVGAASLLSVSAASGSKVAKPVTFNKDIAPIFHAKCAECHHPGEAAPFSTLTYKDVRPWAKSIKEKVASRTMPPWHADPHFGEWANDRRLTQAQIDAITAWVDAGAPEGNAKDLPPAPQFAEGWTISKPDVVIQMPDEFTLDASGPDEYQYFDIPTNFTEDKYVTMAEARPGNRKIVHHIIAFVVPPGEPNISKLPKEMRDKALEASLKNSPMYRDGFLIRLKPDQPVHDDLCSAPDNFRGRGFDADSFLVGYAPGRNVDRWEPGTAKKIPAGSIIRFQMHYSKVAGSVQKDRSMVGLVFAKEPPKRLIQTGSVQNIYFKIPPGAERHRVAACWMPKDDVTIYSFGPHMHYRGAAMEYKVTYPDGREQVLLNVPNYNFGWQTNYALKQPLTLPRNSKLMVTAYFDNSAKNKYNPDPAKPVRHGEPTYDEMMMGFLDFTVLKPAVAKIDPKQFDGLLGRYDIGDKRIMTITREGDRLFTHVTAKRELLPESENSFFWNEFPGRLSFVKNEQGEVLEAVFDQGWKPFHAKRIKDAPAGSGQ from the coding sequence ATGAATCAGACACGAATTGCCACACTTTTATGTTTAGGACTACTGGTCGGCGCAGCCTCTTTGTTGTCCGTCAGTGCGGCGAGCGGCAGCAAGGTCGCCAAACCCGTCACGTTTAACAAAGACATCGCCCCGATCTTTCACGCCAAATGCGCCGAGTGCCATCACCCCGGCGAGGCTGCACCATTCTCTACGCTGACATACAAGGACGTGCGTCCGTGGGCCAAATCCATCAAGGAGAAAGTCGCCAGCCGCACGATGCCGCCCTGGCACGCTGATCCGCATTTTGGCGAATGGGCTAATGACCGGCGGCTGACGCAGGCACAGATTGATGCGATCACGGCTTGGGTAGACGCCGGTGCGCCCGAAGGCAATGCGAAAGATTTGCCGCCCGCGCCACAATTCGCCGAGGGTTGGACAATCAGCAAACCGGATGTCGTGATTCAAATGCCGGATGAATTCACGCTCGACGCCAGCGGGCCGGATGAGTATCAGTATTTCGACATCCCAACCAATTTCACCGAAGACAAGTATGTGACGATGGCCGAAGCGCGGCCCGGCAATCGCAAGATCGTGCATCACATCATCGCCTTCGTCGTGCCGCCCGGCGAGCCGAATATATCGAAGCTGCCGAAAGAAATGCGCGACAAGGCGTTGGAGGCTTCGCTCAAGAATTCGCCAATGTACCGCGATGGCTTTCTGATTCGGCTGAAACCGGATCAACCCGTGCACGATGATCTGTGCAGCGCGCCCGACAACTTTCGCGGGCGCGGCTTTGACGCCGATTCCTTCCTGGTCGGTTATGCGCCGGGCCGCAACGTAGACCGTTGGGAGCCGGGCACGGCGAAAAAGATTCCCGCCGGTTCGATCATCCGGTTTCAGATGCACTACTCAAAAGTGGCGGGCAGCGTGCAGAAAGACCGTTCGATGGTCGGGCTGGTCTTTGCCAAAGAGCCGCCCAAGCGGTTGATTCAAACCGGTTCGGTGCAAAACATTTACTTCAAGATTCCGCCCGGCGCTGAACGGCACAGGGTCGCCGCCTGCTGGATGCCGAAGGACGATGTGACGATCTATTCGTTCGGCCCGCACATGCACTATCGCGGCGCGGCGATGGAATATAAGGTCACTTATCCCGACGGACGCGAACAGGTGCTGCTGAACGTGCCGAATTACAATTTTGGCTGGCAGACAAATTACGCGCTCAAACAACCGCTGACCTTGCCGCGCAACAGCAAGCTGATGGTGACGGCCTATTTCGACAACTCGGCGAAGAACAAGTACAACCCCGACCCAGCGAAGCCAGTGCGCCACGGCGAACCGACTTACGACGAAATGATGATGGGCTTTCTGGATTTCACAGTGCTGAAACCAGCGGTGGCGAAGATTGATCCGAAACAGTTTGATGGGTTGCTGGGCCGCTATGACATCGGCGACAAACGCATCATGACCATCACGCGCGAAGGCGACCGGCTCTTTACCCACGTCACCGCCAAGCGCGAGTTATTACCGGAAAGCGAGAACAGTTTTTTCTGGAACGAATTTCCGGGACGGCTGAGCTTCGTCAAAAACGAACAGGGCGAAGTGCTTGAAGCCGTCTTCGATCAAGGCTGGAAGCCCTTTCATGCGAAACGAATCAAGGATGCTCCGGCAGGTAGCGGGCAGTAA
- a CDS encoding DUF4252 domain-containing protein, which produces MKKFLLQTSAAVLVLCLSALATCAQDAKIPLERFDHLADKAAETVEVTLDERLLRLASKFLSSSDPMQAKVKEMIASLKGIYVRVFSFDKVGEYDAKELDGLRTQLRGPNWQKIVGVRSKRGGDNVDVHLLTQNDVIGGLAIIAAEPRQLTLVNIIGPIDLEKLSQLQGQLGIPKLDIDFGSSKNKK; this is translated from the coding sequence ATGAAGAAGTTTCTTTTACAGACAAGCGCGGCGGTGTTGGTGTTGTGCCTTAGCGCCCTCGCAACGTGCGCGCAGGACGCGAAGATTCCGCTCGAACGGTTCGATCATCTGGCGGACAAGGCTGCTGAGACCGTCGAGGTGACGTTGGATGAGCGGCTGTTGCGGCTGGCGTCGAAATTTCTGAGCAGCAGCGACCCCATGCAGGCGAAGGTCAAGGAGATGATCGCCAGCCTCAAAGGCATTTACGTGCGTGTGTTCAGCTTCGATAAGGTGGGCGAATACGACGCGAAGGAATTGGATGGGCTGCGCACACAATTGCGCGGCCCCAACTGGCAAAAGATCGTCGGCGTGCGCAGCAAGCGCGGCGGCGACAACGTGGATGTGCATCTGCTCACGCAAAACGACGTGATCGGCGGCTTGGCGATCATCGCCGCCGAGCCGCGCCAACTCACGCTGGTCAATATCATCGGCCCCATTGATCTGGAAAAGCTCAGCCAATTGCAGGGCCAACTCGGCATCCCCAAACTCGACATTGATTTCGGCAGCAGCAAGAACAAGAAATAG
- a CDS encoding SET domain-containing protein-lysine N-methyltransferase — MKTTYAHGITVKKSKIDGQGCFATARFPKGKKIAEYAGEKISRREIKRRLKDLQRIQICAINYYWAIDGSVGGNGTQFINHSCAPNCTVRIIKDHILFFALRDIEPGEEILLDYEWSWHPDDYGCSCGAPTCRGKMNK; from the coding sequence ATGAAAACTACCTACGCACACGGTATCACCGTAAAAAAATCGAAAATTGACGGCCAAGGCTGCTTTGCGACCGCACGCTTTCCCAAGGGCAAGAAGATCGCCGAGTATGCGGGCGAAAAGATTTCGCGGCGCGAAATCAAGCGGCGTCTGAAAGACCTGCAACGGATTCAGATTTGCGCTATTAACTATTATTGGGCCATTGACGGCAGCGTCGGCGGCAACGGCACACAGTTCATCAATCATTCCTGCGCGCCGAACTGCACCGTCCGCATCATCAAAGACCACATCCTTTTCTTTGCCTTGCGCGACATCGAACCGGGTGAAGAGATTTTGCTGGATTACGAATGGTCTTGGCATCCCGATGATTATGGCTGTTCGTGCGGCGCGCCGACCTGCCGCGGCAAGATGAACAAATAA
- a CDS encoding sigma-70 family RNA polymerase sigma factor yields the protein MQREGSSAPTVTSDTLTRARQGDQAAFAALVREHQAMVFSVARNFLRDRHIAEEVAQDVFLHLYRHLAVIESPEHLKYWLRKVAGHRCIDYARRNKLQTVEWEGVSEPAAPVKSADLLLQQTLRRFVATLPEMPRLIVTLRYQEDMDPTEIAQALAMPLNTVKSHLRRSLALLREKLREKVGRSLGEKAL from the coding sequence ATGCAGCGAGAAGGTTCATCCGCGCCCACTGTCACCAGTGACACGTTGACGCGAGCCAGGCAGGGAGATCAAGCGGCCTTTGCCGCCCTGGTGCGCGAACATCAGGCGATGGTGTTTAGTGTGGCGCGGAACTTTCTGCGCGACCGCCACATTGCCGAAGAAGTCGCGCAGGATGTCTTCCTGCACCTGTACCGCCATCTGGCCGTGATCGAATCGCCGGAGCATTTGAAATACTGGTTGCGCAAGGTGGCGGGGCATCGCTGTATTGATTATGCCCGGCGCAACAAGTTGCAAACCGTCGAATGGGAGGGAGTCAGCGAACCCGCCGCGCCCGTCAAAAGCGCCGACCTGCTGTTGCAACAGACGCTGCGCCGGTTCGTCGCGACGCTGCCCGAAATGCCCCGGCTGATCGTGACGTTGCGTTACCAGGAAGATATGGACCCGACCGAAATCGCACAGGCGCTGGCAATGCCGCTCAATACAGTCAAGAGCCACCTGCGCCGCTCACTGGCCCTCTTGCGAGAGAAGCTGCGGGAAAAGGTCGGGCGCAGTTTAGGAGAGAAAGCACTATGA
- a CDS encoding DUF4252 domain-containing protein, with product MTNKASLAVLCALCCALAVSVKAQEARLQIDQLNHLANRAKESVDVTMDRPAVQLVAKLTTLDAKDQSRFRELAQRIQGIYVRAFEFENEGEYNQSDVESVRAQLRSPAWQRLVQVRDRNGESNEVYYVTRVQNSEWQMEGMAVITAEPRRLCVANIVGQMNLDDLGLLDREFGVSSCGKGKNRRERVRR from the coding sequence ATGACAAATAAAGCTTCACTCGCGGTGTTGTGCGCGTTGTGTTGTGCGCTGGCCGTTTCGGTCAAGGCGCAGGAAGCGCGCTTGCAGATAGATCAACTCAACCATCTGGCGAACCGCGCGAAAGAATCGGTGGATGTCACGATGGATCGCCCGGCGGTGCAGTTGGTGGCGAAGCTGACCACGCTGGACGCCAAAGACCAGAGCCGCTTTCGTGAACTGGCCCAGCGGATTCAAGGCATTTACGTGCGCGCCTTTGAGTTTGAGAACGAAGGCGAATACAACCAGAGTGATGTCGAATCGGTACGCGCGCAACTGCGTTCGCCCGCCTGGCAACGGCTGGTGCAAGTGCGCGACCGCAATGGCGAAAGCAACGAGGTCTATTACGTCACGCGCGTCCAAAATTCGGAATGGCAGATGGAAGGGATGGCGGTGATCACGGCGGAGCCACGCCGCTTGTGCGTCGCCAACATTGTCGGCCAGATGAACCTGGATGATCTCGGCTTGCTGGATCGGGAATTCGGCGTGAGCAGTTGCGGGAAGGGTAAGAATCGGCGTGAGCGGGTGCGCCGCTAA
- a CDS encoding DUF971 domain-containing protein: MTQPTAPEHSRISVFPAGLELTDSDTVLQINWDDGHVSRHRLDVLRAACPCAHCKGHAPEQSLKLESAQFPGVKLTDMAAVGRYAYHLVFSDHHDTGIYTLKMLYEIPNSA, from the coding sequence ATGACCCAACCTACCGCGCCCGAACACAGCCGCATTTCCGTTTTTCCCGCCGGGCTGGAACTAACCGACAGCGACACTGTTCTGCAAATCAACTGGGATGACGGACACGTCAGCCGCCACCGTTTGGACGTATTGCGCGCCGCCTGCCCCTGCGCCCATTGCAAGGGCCATGCGCCTGAGCAAAGTTTGAAGCTGGAGTCTGCGCAATTCCCCGGCGTCAAGCTGACGGACATGGCCGCCGTGGGTCGTTATGCCTACCATCTGGTTTTCAGCGATCACCACGATACGGGCATTTACACGTTGAAGATGTTGTATGAGATTCCCAACAGCGCGTGA
- a CDS encoding proline dehydrogenase family protein, with amino-acid sequence MLTRTALLYLSRQHSFKNYFSYLPGFKQVTRRFIAGENIDDAIVAIRELNALGISATFDHLGESTTSAAEAEADVREYFKVLRRIDETGVNSNVSVKPTQLGLDISEDLCHNNIRRIVEEARRYGNFVRMDMEGSDKTDAALRIFYALRAEFDNVGIVLQAYLYRTEKDLDKVMAMNARVRLCKGAYDEPAEVAFPEKKDVDDNYVKLMRKLLKSGVYHGMATHHERMIQETNDFATREGIGKDQYEFQMLYGVRRDLQLKLAAEGYRVRTYVPYGEYWYPYFMRRLAERPANVWFLLKNSFKG; translated from the coding sequence ATGCTCACGCGCACCGCGCTGCTTTACTTATCCCGTCAACACAGTTTCAAAAATTACTTTTCGTATTTGCCCGGCTTCAAACAGGTCACGCGCCGCTTCATCGCGGGCGAAAACATTGATGACGCCATCGTGGCGATCAGGGAACTGAACGCACTGGGCATTTCGGCCACCTTCGATCACTTGGGCGAGAGCACGACTTCGGCGGCAGAGGCCGAAGCCGACGTGCGCGAATATTTCAAAGTCTTGCGCCGCATTGACGAAACCGGCGTGAATTCCAACGTCTCGGTCAAACCCACGCAACTCGGTTTGGACATCAGCGAAGACCTTTGCCACAACAACATCCGCCGCATCGTCGAAGAGGCGCGCCGTTACGGCAACTTCGTGCGGATGGATATGGAAGGCTCCGACAAGACCGATGCGGCCTTGCGCATCTTCTATGCTTTGCGCGCCGAATTCGACAACGTCGGCATCGTGTTGCAGGCCTATCTCTACCGCACGGAAAAGGATTTGGACAAAGTCATGGCGATGAATGCGCGTGTGCGCTTGTGCAAGGGCGCGTATGACGAACCGGCGGAAGTCGCCTTTCCTGAAAAGAAGGATGTGGATGACAATTACGTCAAGCTGATGCGGAAGCTGCTCAAGAGCGGCGTCTATCACGGCATGGCGACGCACCACGAACGCATGATTCAAGAGACGAATGACTTTGCCACGCGCGAGGGCATCGGCAAGGATCAGTATGAGTTCCAAATGCTGTATGGCGTGCGTCGCGATTTGCAACTCAAGCTGGCGGCAGAAGGTTACCGCGTGCGCACCTATGTGCCGTATGGTGAATACTGGTATCCATACTTTATGCGGCGGTTGGCTGAACGCCCCGCCAACGTGTGGTTTCTTTTGAAGAACTCGTTTAAGGGCTGA
- a CDS encoding VWA domain-containing protein, protein MFTRRLASFALTSALLLALTPATWANGKGFKDVVNHLQTNYRAKKTKIPLLGLANFAVKVVRPAGVKGFKVAVFEGQDFSPRAGELPFMSVMRQAYLPEKGWKPLVQTNSKRDGALQRAFIFFKENKKDVEVAVTTLSENEAAVIEVKFSPDKMVQFLDNPRLMGISLGGSLRGQTNNTIAGTLSGNLNTARPAAAPRTPSEPTGNSITVVDRTGAPVMGNTVAPTVTVNTNQRLALKAAAEPRANDQNNPPSAATDAAMTDAASAKIAPAVVEPKDPNAIRIETRLVNLNVRALNKTGLPITDLKPEDFQVFEDEAKQEVAHFKPVNAPVNLLVLLDMSGSTQGKHKTMIESVRKFIDLLPANDRMSIVAFTRRYYRLSTFTSDKAVLKTAVEKISKISGGTAYYDAMVEALNDLNHLGDARKAIVVLTDGEDESMFGNEPTGFNFQQMLDRAAEADVTVYPIYFSGADTGRALNLVFSGPSLDRQNDRRTQARKQMQAVADQTGGEVINAQAEGDLAAAYARVATELHTLYSLAYSPDKPKHDGAFRKISVNVSREGALAKTRKGYYDK, encoded by the coding sequence ATGTTTACTCGTCGTCTTGCTAGTTTCGCACTGACCAGCGCCTTATTGCTGGCGTTGACGCCTGCGACTTGGGCCAATGGCAAAGGTTTCAAGGATGTCGTCAATCATCTGCAAACCAATTACCGCGCCAAGAAAACCAAGATTCCGCTGTTGGGCCTGGCGAACTTTGCGGTGAAAGTCGTTCGCCCGGCAGGCGTGAAAGGCTTCAAGGTGGCGGTGTTTGAAGGGCAGGACTTCTCGCCGCGCGCGGGCGAACTGCCGTTCATGAGTGTGATGCGTCAGGCTTACTTGCCGGAAAAAGGTTGGAAGCCGTTGGTGCAAACCAACTCCAAACGCGATGGAGCGTTGCAACGCGCCTTCATCTTTTTCAAAGAAAACAAAAAAGATGTCGAAGTCGCGGTGACCACGCTCAGTGAAAACGAAGCGGCGGTGATCGAAGTCAAATTCAGCCCGGACAAGATGGTGCAGTTTCTCGACAACCCGCGTTTGATGGGTATCTCGCTGGGCGGGTCGTTGCGCGGGCAGACAAACAACACCATCGCGGGCACCCTCAGCGGCAATCTCAATACAGCGCGTCCAGCTGCCGCGCCGCGCACGCCCTCTGAGCCAACCGGCAACTCGATCACGGTGGTGGATCGCACGGGCGCACCCGTCATGGGCAACACTGTTGCTCCAACGGTGACTGTGAACACGAATCAACGACTGGCGTTGAAAGCGGCAGCGGAACCCCGCGCCAATGACCAGAACAATCCGCCCAGCGCGGCGACCGACGCGGCGATGACTGACGCGGCCAGCGCCAAAATCGCGCCTGCTGTCGTCGAGCCGAAAGACCCGAACGCGATTCGCATCGAAACGCGGCTGGTCAATCTGAACGTGCGTGCCCTGAACAAAACCGGCTTGCCGATCACCGATCTGAAGCCGGAAGACTTTCAGGTTTTTGAGGACGAAGCGAAGCAAGAGGTCGCCCATTTCAAGCCGGTCAACGCGCCCGTCAATTTGCTTGTCCTGCTGGATATGAGCGGCAGCACGCAAGGGAAGCACAAGACGATGATTGAATCAGTGCGCAAATTCATTGATCTGCTGCCCGCTAACGACCGCATGTCCATCGTCGCGTTCACGCGCCGCTATTACCGCTTGAGCACCTTCACCAGCGACAAAGCGGTGCTCAAAACAGCAGTCGAAAAGATCAGCAAGATTTCGGGCGGCACGGCCTATTACGACGCGATGGTCGAGGCGCTGAATGATCTGAATCACCTGGGCGACGCGCGCAAAGCCATCGTCGTGCTCACCGATGGCGAAGACGAATCCATGTTCGGCAATGAGCCGACCGGCTTCAACTTCCAGCAAATGCTGGATCGCGCGGCGGAAGCGGATGTCACGGTCTATCCGATTTACTTTTCCGGCGCGGATACGGGGCGCGCGTTGAATCTGGTGTTTAGCGGCCCGTCACTCGACCGGCAAAATGACCGCCGCACACAGGCGCGCAAACAAATGCAAGCCGTCGCCGATCAAACCGGCGGCGAAGTCATCAACGCACAAGCCGAAGGCGATCTGGCTGCGGCGTATGCGCGCGTGGCGACCGAATTGCACACGCTTTACAGCCTGGCTTATTCGCCCGACAAGCCGAAACACGATGGCGCGTTCCGCAAGATCAGCGTCAACGTCAGCCGCGAAGGCGCGCTGGCGAAGACGCGGAAGGGTTACTATGACAAATAA
- a CDS encoding RDD family protein: MTEETLIIETPEHVELQFALASVGNRFLACVVDHTLQLLAIAIVSTLTYNLSAGARRLGSRMASGVEEGNLWMMAALVLVMFVIFFGYFTFFETVWNGQTPGKRWLKLRVIQEDGRPIGFFAAFTRNMLRLADMTPPPFYSLGVLSIFASSRSKRLGDFVANTVVIKERSAEAPKFEEVFTSEIIDTAMRRVAEPVAFRGEIRAVTESEMQVVESFLRRRYDIPEQPRAWLAWRVAAPILNKLRPEYDPEGFSYEGFLEELIARYRVQKR, from the coding sequence ATGACCGAAGAGACGCTCATCATCGAAACACCTGAACACGTCGAGTTGCAATTCGCGCTCGCCTCGGTGGGCAACCGCTTTCTCGCCTGTGTGGTTGACCATACGTTGCAGTTGCTCGCCATTGCGATTGTTTCTACGCTCACCTACAACCTGAGTGCGGGCGCGCGCCGGTTGGGCAGCCGCATGGCGAGTGGCGTTGAAGAAGGGAATTTGTGGATGATGGCGGCGCTGGTCTTGGTTATGTTCGTCATCTTCTTTGGTTATTTCACGTTTTTCGAGACGGTCTGGAATGGGCAAACACCGGGGAAGCGCTGGTTGAAGCTGCGTGTGATTCAGGAAGACGGCAGACCGATTGGGTTTTTCGCGGCCTTCACGCGCAATATGCTGCGACTGGCGGATATGACGCCGCCGCCGTTTTATTCGTTGGGCGTGCTTTCGATCTTTGCCAGCAGTCGTTCAAAGCGCTTGGGCGATTTCGTGGCCAACACCGTCGTCATCAAAGAGCGTTCCGCCGAAGCGCCCAAATTTGAGGAAGTCTTTACCAGCGAGATCATTGATACAGCCATGCGCCGCGTCGCCGAACCCGTCGCTTTTCGCGGCGAAATACGCGCTGTCACTGAGAGCGAGATGCAAGTCGTCGAGAGTTTTTTGCGCCGCCGTTACGACATTCCCGAACAACCGCGCGCTTGGCTGGCATGGCGCGTCGCTGCTCCTATTTTGAATAAGCTTCGGCCTGAATACGATCCAGAAGGATTCAGCTATGAGGGGTTTTTGGAAGAATTGATCGCGCGGTATCGCGTGCAAAAGCGCTAG
- a CDS encoding DUF1232 domain-containing protein, with product MTENLNQAPRHERHKARGFLHDALMLIPNFLKLLYRLFKDSRVPTTEKAFLVGAIIYVISPLDLIPDVIPFIGEVDDLYLVALTVLRLLNRAPDLAIREHWEGRGDVVGVVDKIVRAAQYVLPKRVQRILLGQVEIAPKVLKGGMLASPAAPEQIEPHIQERERRAER from the coding sequence TTGACCGAGAACCTGAACCAAGCACCGAGACACGAACGCCACAAAGCGCGGGGCTTTTTACACGATGCCCTGATGCTTATTCCGAACTTTCTGAAGCTGCTTTACCGCCTATTCAAAGATTCACGGGTGCCGACAACAGAGAAAGCCTTCCTGGTCGGCGCGATTATCTATGTCATCTCGCCGCTCGATTTGATTCCCGATGTGATCCCGTTCATCGGCGAAGTTGATGATTTATATCTGGTCGCTTTGACGGTGCTGCGCCTGCTCAACCGGGCGCCGGACTTGGCCATCCGCGAACATTGGGAGGGCCGTGGCGACGTCGTAGGCGTGGTGGACAAGATCGTGCGGGCCGCGCAATACGTGCTGCCCAAACGTGTGCAACGCATCTTGCTGGGCCAGGTCGAGATTGCCCCGAAAGTGTTAAAAGGTGGGATGCTGGCCTCGCCCGCCGCGCCGGAACAAATCGAGCCGCACATACAGGAACGTGAACGGCGCGCCGAGCGCTAA